ATACAACTGCTTTATGCCTTACCCGACCTGAAAATGCATTGGCAGTTTCTTGTGTCCAGTTTTCACCATCAGGTGTTGACCACACTTCTGTGGCATTGGTAACCTCGTTACCCGCTATTACATACATTTTACTATTAAAAACAACCGTAGTGTGATATGCAATTTCACCAAAAGGTGCATTAACTAATGCATTTACCCATAAACTTCCATCCGTAGTGTACCAAATATCACTCAAAAATTCATCATCATTATTTTCGCCACCAATAAGCCATAATCTATCATTAAAAGTAGTTAAGGTATGGCCAGTCCGTCCCTCTCCAACATTGGTAACAGAAACCCATGCCGCTCCATTGTCACTAGACCAAATATCATTACTACTAGTTACATTATTAGTGTAGTCATTAGCACCACCTGCAGACCATACTTTACTATTGTACAACGCCATAGCATTTCCGAAAAAATTGCCCATTTGATCTTGATTTGTCTCCAAATTAAAAGTTAAACTAAGTTCAGGTAATGTATCTTTTAGATCATCATCTCCATCATCACATGAAGTAAAGCATATTACCATAATTGTTAAAATTAGCATGTTTAAAATAATTTTAACCTTCTTTAAAATTTTCTTAAATGAATTCATAATGTTTATTTTTGTTTAGCTATTAATGTGAGTGGTTTTAAAAGGTTAACATATTCAATTAAAATTTTTGTCTTTATTTTTCCTTCATTAATAGACCGCTTTTTATGTACCTATTAAAAAACGAAGACCGCTTTAACAAGACAAGTAGATCTTAAACCTTACTTAAAGAATAGACTCTAAACTTAGCCATCAATCTTATTTTGTAAAGGAGTTATACACATTATTTTTATTGAAAATTGGTTATTTTTTCGTACAAAAAGTTAAATTAGCCTGAATTAATGTTAACCTTTTTTATCAGCATCCATAAATGGACAAAGAATCAGTGAATAGTACTCTCGAAAAATTGAGAAACGGAGATGAAGCCACTTTTAAGCATATTTATGAAGAAAATCGAGAGAAGTTCTTAAACTTTGCCAAGCGATATAACTTGTCTGAAGATGAAAACATTGATGCATATCAAGATGCTTATGTCATTTTTTACGAAAATGTAATGTCTGGCAAAATACAGAGCTTTACCAGTAGTATTTCTACATATTTATT
The nucleotide sequence above comes from Aureibaculum algae. Encoded proteins:
- a CDS encoding Kelch repeat-containing protein; this encodes MNSFKKILKKVKIILNMLILTIMVICFTSCDDGDDDLKDTLPELSLTFNLETNQDQMGNFFGNAMALYNSKVWSAGGANDYTNNVTSSNDIWSSDNGAAWVSVTNVGEGRTGHTLTTFNDRLWLIGGENNDDEFLSDIWYTTDGSLWVNALVNAPFGEIAYHTTVVFNSKMYVIAGNEVTNATEVWSTPDGENWTQETANAFSGRVRHKAVVFNNTMYVIGGEDVGANKLNEIWQSTNGSNWTLVRNNSSIFPGRLGHTATVYNGKVWVIGGRTATEPFTNDIYYSENLLDWTKYSDLNPMEQIGAHETLFYNDALWIFGGKTGDTDTEVTGKIWSVKED